A single Longimicrobiales bacterium DNA region contains:
- the gyrB gene encoding DNA topoisomerase (ATP-hydrolyzing) subunit B: MAKNEKSKGSDYTAGQIQVLKGLEAVRKRPGMYIGSTSARGLHHLVYEVVDNSIDEAMAGHCSEVTVTIHTDDSITVVDDGRGIPVDIHPTENVPGVELAMTTLHAGGKFDKDTYKVSGGLHGVGVSVVNALSLFLEVEIRRDGKLYHQRYERGIKAKDLEDKGAAEGQGTTVTFKPDDEIFTELVYSFEILSNRLRELAFLNKGLKIVLVDERGERVEESYEFQGGIAEYVTFLRGSRAALHDKVCYFEASRPEAEIELAMQYDQGFSENTHSFVNNINTQEGGMHITGLKAALTRTVNDYAKKNNIFKKGETLSGDDVREGLTCVLSIRVMEPQFEGQTKTKLGNSEVRGAVEAAVNEHFGMFLDENPKVGRAIIEKSLLAARARDAARRARDLARKKSALEGGVLPGKLADCSMSDPSLCELYLVEGDSAGGSAKQGRDRGYQAILPLKGKILNVERARLDRILANDEIAAMITAIGAGIREEFDLGKTRYHKIVIMTDADVDGAHIRTLLLTFFFRQMRELIDAGYVYIAQPPLFRVKKGKQELYAYNDEEREEYMKRLGAKDGEAKGIHIQRYKGLGEMNPDQLWKTTMDPDARTILQVQIEDGALASNLFDRLMGDDVEPRRQFIEKNARYVKNLDV; encoded by the coding sequence ATGGCGAAGAACGAAAAGTCAAAAGGCAGCGATTACACTGCGGGACAAATCCAGGTTCTCAAGGGACTGGAGGCCGTCCGCAAGCGCCCGGGTATGTACATCGGGTCGACGTCGGCGCGAGGTCTTCACCACCTCGTATATGAGGTCGTGGACAACTCGATCGATGAGGCAATGGCCGGCCACTGTTCGGAGGTGACGGTCACGATCCACACGGATGACTCCATCACTGTGGTCGATGACGGTCGCGGAATCCCCGTCGATATTCACCCGACGGAGAATGTTCCGGGCGTTGAGCTTGCGATGACGACGCTTCACGCGGGTGGAAAATTCGACAAGGACACCTACAAAGTGTCTGGTGGACTCCACGGCGTCGGTGTCAGTGTCGTGAATGCACTCTCTCTTTTCCTTGAAGTTGAAATCCGTCGCGATGGCAAGCTGTACCATCAGCGCTACGAGCGCGGAATCAAGGCGAAGGATCTTGAGGACAAGGGGGCGGCGGAGGGACAGGGCACGACCGTAACCTTCAAGCCTGACGACGAGATCTTTACCGAACTGGTCTATTCGTTCGAGATCCTGTCAAATCGCCTCCGTGAGCTCGCGTTCCTGAATAAGGGGCTGAAGATCGTTCTCGTGGACGAGCGGGGTGAGAGAGTCGAGGAATCGTACGAGTTCCAGGGCGGGATCGCCGAATACGTGACGTTTCTCCGCGGTAGTCGCGCCGCGCTTCACGACAAGGTCTGCTACTTCGAAGCGTCCAGGCCTGAGGCTGAGATCGAACTGGCGATGCAGTACGACCAGGGTTTCAGTGAGAACACGCACTCCTTCGTGAACAACATCAACACCCAGGAAGGGGGGATGCACATCACAGGGCTGAAGGCGGCCCTGACCCGAACCGTGAACGACTACGCAAAGAAGAACAACATCTTCAAAAAGGGCGAAACGCTCTCCGGAGACGATGTTCGAGAGGGTCTGACATGCGTCCTCAGTATTCGCGTTATGGAGCCGCAGTTCGAAGGCCAGACGAAGACCAAACTCGGGAACAGCGAAGTCCGAGGAGCCGTCGAGGCTGCGGTCAACGAGCATTTTGGGATGTTCCTCGACGAGAATCCGAAGGTCGGGCGAGCAATCATCGAGAAGTCGCTACTGGCCGCCCGCGCCCGCGATGCGGCACGGCGTGCGCGCGATCTGGCAAGAAAGAAGAGCGCACTTGAAGGTGGCGTTCTTCCCGGTAAGCTCGCGGATTGCTCAATGTCCGATCCGTCGCTGTGTGAGTTGTACTTGGTTGAGGGAGACTCTGCCGGGGGCAGTGCAAAGCAGGGCCGGGATCGTGGCTATCAGGCCATTCTCCCCTTGAAGGGGAAGATTCTGAATGTCGAGCGCGCCCGGCTCGACAGGATCCTGGCGAACGACGAGATCGCTGCGATGATCACGGCCATCGGTGCAGGGATCCGGGAAGAGTTCGACCTCGGCAAGACGCGCTATCACAAGATCGTCATCATGACGGATGCCGACGTCGACGGTGCGCACATTCGCACGCTCTTGCTCACCTTCTTCTTCCGGCAGATGCGCGAACTGATCGATGCGGGCTACGTCTACATCGCACAGCCGCCACTCTTTCGCGTGAAGAAAGGCAAGCAAGAGTTATACGCGTACAACGACGAAGAGCGCGAGGAGTACATGAAGCGCCTCGGAGCGAAGGACGGAGAGGCCAAGGGCATTCACATCCAGCGCTACAAAGGGCTGGGCGAGATGAATCCGGATCAGCTGTGGAAGACCACGATGGACCCGGACGCTCGCACGATCCTCCAGGTGCAGATTGAAGACGGAGCACTCGCTTCGAACCTCTTCGATCGTCTCATGGGGGACGACGTTGAGCCGCGCCGTCAGTTCATCGAGAAGAACGCCCGGTACGTGAAGAACCTCGACGTGTAA
- a CDS encoding DUF721 domain-containing protein gives MGYPYTGGGNKPVRVDAVLSDLLEEHGVADQVRRMNLLELWPRLVGEKVAEVTRARSVDDRTLIVEVRTSAWLMELNMMKGDFLACVNERMPETPMTRIVFVLAETG, from the coding sequence ATGGGCTATCCGTATACAGGTGGGGGGAACAAGCCGGTGCGGGTCGACGCAGTGCTGTCGGATTTACTGGAAGAGCATGGCGTCGCTGACCAAGTGCGGCGTATGAACTTGCTCGAGCTCTGGCCGAGGCTGGTCGGGGAGAAGGTCGCAGAGGTGACTCGGGCACGGAGCGTGGATGACCGGACGCTCATTGTAGAAGTGCGGACGAGTGCCTGGCTGATGGAACTGAACATGATGAAAGGCGACTTCCTGGCGTGCGTGAACGAACGCATGCCGGAGACGCCGATGACGAGGATCGTCTTCGTACTCGCGGAGACGGGTTAA
- the recF gene encoding DNA replication and repair protein RecF (All proteins in this family for which functions are known are DNA-binding proteins that assist the filamentation of RecA onto DNA for the initiation of recombination or recombinational repair.), with protein MVRRQIVRFVYVFRDSPKSRAVRLSTLALRHFRNLHSQHLEIPLEGVALIGDNAQGKSNFLEAIYYLETFRSFRGARDEQMVGFDAEVFRVVGTTESYETHGSHRTEIAAAFQKKGKRKKISVDGSEPDRMSDALGRLSAVIFSPSDIELVSGGPSERRRFLDILLSLNEPGYLSSLTDYRKVLRRRNASLKSSAAGSVVAAWDQGLINAGARVMLERTTWIAARCGAFGDYYQRVSDDARACMTYRPNVTLPEVPTLEMITGAFREALDDSADRERRMGVTVVGPHRDDMRLQIEDDRAGLDFRDYGSGGQRRTAALALRLVEAMTIRERRSQRPLILLDDVFAELDGGRSERILDLMEAEDTGQVVLTAPKDADVRMRKDALPRWRIRCGEIST; from the coding sequence ATGGTCCGGCGGCAAATCGTTAGATTTGTCTATGTATTCAGGGACTCTCCTAAGTCGCGGGCCGTGCGCCTGAGCACGCTCGCTCTTCGACACTTTCGGAACCTCCATTCGCAGCATCTGGAGATTCCTCTGGAAGGGGTCGCGTTGATTGGTGACAACGCCCAGGGCAAGTCGAATTTTCTCGAGGCGATCTACTACCTTGAGACATTTCGATCCTTCCGAGGTGCTCGTGACGAGCAGATGGTCGGATTCGACGCGGAGGTGTTCCGCGTGGTGGGAACCACCGAGTCATATGAGACGCATGGGAGCCACCGAACTGAAATCGCGGCTGCCTTTCAGAAGAAGGGCAAGCGGAAGAAGATCTCGGTTGACGGGAGTGAGCCGGACCGCATGAGCGACGCGCTCGGGCGACTTTCCGCCGTGATTTTTTCTCCGTCGGATATCGAGCTGGTCAGTGGTGGCCCATCGGAGCGCCGAAGGTTTCTGGATATTCTGCTTTCGTTGAACGAGCCCGGGTACCTCTCCTCCCTGACGGACTATCGAAAGGTCCTGCGGAGAAGAAACGCCTCACTCAAGTCGAGTGCCGCTGGGTCGGTCGTGGCGGCCTGGGACCAGGGGCTTATCAACGCCGGTGCTCGGGTCATGCTCGAGAGGACGACTTGGATTGCAGCCCGGTGTGGCGCGTTCGGTGACTACTACCAGAGAGTCAGCGACGATGCTCGGGCCTGCATGACGTACCGACCGAATGTCACTTTACCAGAAGTGCCCACGCTCGAGATGATCACGGGTGCGTTTCGCGAGGCGCTGGATGATTCGGCAGACCGAGAGCGTCGCATGGGTGTGACCGTGGTTGGGCCGCATCGGGATGACATGCGCCTGCAAATCGAAGACGATCGGGCCGGCCTCGATTTCCGAGATTATGGCTCGGGGGGACAGCGGCGCACCGCAGCTCTCGCGTTACGGCTAGTAGAGGCGATGACCATTCGGGAGCGCAGGAGCCAGCGGCCGCTCATCCTGCTGGACGATGTGTTCGCCGAGCTCGATGGAGGCAGGAGTGAGAGAATCCTGGACCTCATGGAGGCCGAGGACACCGGCCAAGTTGTGTTGACCGCCCCGAAGGACGCGGATGTGCGTATGCGGAAAGACGCGTTGCCACGGTGGCGGATTCGGTGCGGGGAGATCAGCACCTGA
- a CDS encoding enoyl-CoA hydratase-related protein, with product MVDLEYVRVEWDGELAIVSIDRQDKLNALNAQVVREVGEVFSSLRDDGNVRGVILTGAGRKAFVAGADIGELATMNSVTGVRVSRDGQDVFRAIERFPKPVLAAVGGYALGGGCELALACHMRIASSSARFGLPEVGLGIIPGYGGTIRLARLIGLGRAIELTLTGDMVDAERAETIGLVISVVEPDALMEEAKSLLRRVTKNGPVAIRMALESIYRGLDTATAEALDFESSLFGLLASTDDMREGMEAFLEKRKPDFKGE from the coding sequence ATGGTAGATCTTGAGTATGTCCGCGTTGAGTGGGATGGCGAGCTGGCTATCGTATCGATCGATCGTCAGGACAAGTTGAACGCCTTGAATGCCCAAGTTGTGCGGGAGGTCGGGGAGGTGTTCTCGAGTCTCCGTGACGACGGCAACGTGCGTGGTGTCATCCTCACCGGGGCCGGACGGAAGGCATTCGTAGCCGGGGCGGATATCGGCGAACTCGCGACAATGAACTCGGTAACCGGTGTTCGGGTGAGCAGAGACGGACAGGATGTGTTCAGGGCAATTGAGCGGTTCCCGAAGCCTGTTCTCGCGGCCGTCGGCGGCTACGCGCTGGGCGGCGGATGTGAACTCGCGCTAGCCTGCCACATGCGTATTGCCAGTTCGAGCGCGCGCTTTGGCCTGCCTGAGGTGGGGCTCGGAATCATTCCGGGATACGGCGGCACCATCCGGTTGGCGAGACTCATCGGGCTCGGGCGAGCCATTGAGCTGACGCTGACGGGAGATATGGTCGATGCGGAGCGTGCAGAGACTATTGGCCTCGTCATATCCGTCGTTGAGCCTGATGCTTTGATGGAGGAGGCCAAGTCACTCCTCCGGCGGGTTACGAAAAATGGGCCGGTCGCGATTCGGATGGCACTCGAGTCAATCTATCGTGGCCTGGACACAGCGACGGCCGAGGCGTTGGATTTTGAGTCGTCCCTTTTCGGCCTACTGGCCTCGACCGACGACATGCGTGAAGGCATGGAGGCGTTCCTGGAGAAGCGGAAGCCGGACTTTAAGGGCGAGTAG
- the ssb gene encoding single-stranded DNA-binding protein: MSRSLNKVMLIGNVGSDPEIRATGSGNRVAKLSVATNRSWTDRTTGQKTDKTEWHRLTFFGRLVDVVEQWVKKGDRLYIEGRIEYSQTESDNGPKYWTDIVVSEMVMLGSNSGGGEGGNYDGGNAGSGGDLTEDRKSPGGHSPTAHAGGDLPF, encoded by the coding sequence ATGAGTCGATCGCTTAATAAAGTCATGCTCATCGGAAATGTCGGTAGTGACCCGGAGATCAGGGCAACCGGTTCAGGAAACCGGGTCGCCAAGCTATCGGTAGCAACGAATCGTTCTTGGACCGACCGGACCACAGGCCAGAAGACGGACAAGACCGAGTGGCATCGCCTGACGTTTTTCGGTCGCCTCGTGGACGTGGTCGAGCAGTGGGTGAAGAAGGGAGACCGACTCTACATCGAAGGCAGGATCGAATATTCACAGACCGAGAGCGACAATGGTCCGAAGTACTGGACGGACATCGTCGTGTCTGAAATGGTGATGCTCGGATCGAACAGCGGCGGCGGTGAGGGTGGCAACTACGACGGCGGAAACGCTGGCAGCGGGGGCGACCTCACTGAAGACAGAAAATCGCCAGGTGGCCACTCACCCACAGCCCACGCCGGCGGCGACCTTCCGTTCTAG
- the rpsU gene encoding 30S ribosomal protein S21, whose amino-acid sequence MTVLEVVVQDNESLDRALRRFKRKVQRSGLYSELRKRRFYEKPSAQRKRKKEAAIRRERRRQRRKRPGIAV is encoded by the coding sequence GTGACCGTCTTGGAAGTCGTCGTACAGGACAACGAAAGTCTCGACCGCGCGCTCCGTCGCTTCAAGCGGAAGGTTCAGCGCTCCGGCCTGTACTCGGAGCTGCGTAAGCGCCGGTTCTATGAGAAGCCGAGTGCACAGCGGAAGCGGAAGAAAGAAGCCGCCATCCGTCGCGAGCGCCGCAGACAGCGTCGCAAGCGCCCCGGCATAGCCGTGTAA
- a CDS encoding 3-hydroxybutyryl-CoA dehydrogenase, which produces MNISKVGVVGCGLMGSGIAEIAAKSGFEVRVREVNGDFLAAGEKRIRKSMDRAVKKEKLTQEDRDAAWARLSFTTEVSDLADCDIVIEAIVEELEAKNALFGELDGLCGEHTIFASNTSSLTITDMAAASRADRFVGLHFFNPVPVMKLVEVVRTIATTEETFDRAFEFAKALGKVPIAAKDNSGFVVNLLLVPYMLDAIRQLERGVATIADIDTGMALGCGYPMGPFTLCDFVGIDTLYKISEIMYEEYREERYAPPPLLKRVVAMGRYGRKSGQGFYDWSGEKPVPLPI; this is translated from the coding sequence GTGAATATCAGCAAGGTCGGAGTAGTTGGTTGCGGGCTCATGGGAAGCGGTATCGCGGAGATCGCGGCCAAAAGCGGGTTCGAGGTGCGCGTCCGGGAGGTCAACGGAGACTTCTTGGCGGCAGGCGAGAAGCGGATTCGCAAATCCATGGACCGGGCCGTGAAGAAAGAAAAGCTCACGCAAGAGGATCGGGACGCGGCATGGGCTCGGCTCTCGTTCACTACCGAGGTGTCCGATCTCGCTGATTGCGACATCGTGATCGAAGCGATCGTCGAGGAACTAGAAGCGAAGAACGCGCTCTTTGGTGAGCTCGATGGCCTTTGTGGCGAGCATACGATCTTCGCATCGAACACGAGCTCTCTGACGATCACGGACATGGCGGCTGCAAGCCGCGCTGATCGTTTCGTCGGCCTCCACTTCTTCAATCCGGTTCCGGTCATGAAGCTGGTCGAGGTCGTGCGTACGATCGCGACGACGGAGGAGACCTTCGATCGAGCGTTCGAGTTTGCGAAGGCTCTGGGCAAGGTTCCAATTGCAGCGAAGGACAACTCCGGGTTCGTTGTGAATCTACTGCTGGTCCCGTATATGCTTGACGCGATCCGCCAGCTCGAGAGAGGCGTGGCGACTATCGCGGACATCGACACTGGGATGGCACTCGGGTGTGGTTACCCGATGGGCCCATTCACGCTGTGCGATTTCGTCGGAATCGACACGCTATACAAGATCAGCGAGATCATGTACGAGGAGTATCGTGAAGAGCGCTATGCGCCTCCCCCGCTCCTGAAGCGAGTCGTCGCGATGGGTCGTTACGGACGGAAGTCAGGGCAAGGTTTCTACGACTGGTCCGGCGAGAAGCCGGTTCCACTCCCGATCTGA
- a CDS encoding acetyl-CoA C-acetyltransferase, whose product MATQGHPRDVVILSGKRTGFGTFGGTLKGFTASDLGVFASTAAIEAAGITADKVDHTFIGNALQTSSDSIYLARHVALRSGVPQESGALTVNRLCGSGFEAIVQGAKEIVLGEADVCLTGGAESMSQAPHVVRGARWGKQLRLGPAGPNFEDLLWEALLDTNCDLTMAQTAEELADRYAVSREEADQVAYNSHQRARAAWDAGHFDAEVAGVVIKSRKGETTFAADEHIRSDTTMEALGGLRPYFRKDGLVTAGNASGIGDGAASAVLAGSDWAQANGVPPIGRIVSWGFVGVEPQVMGIGPAPAARLALEKAGLTLDDMDLVEVNEAFSPQYKSVEKELGLDPDKTNVNGGAIALTHPLAASGARITIHLVHELRRRGLKYGLGSACIGGGQGGAVIVEAY is encoded by the coding sequence ATGGCTACGCAGGGACATCCGCGCGACGTCGTCATTCTGTCTGGAAAACGGACTGGATTCGGTACCTTCGGAGGGACACTCAAAGGCTTCACGGCCTCGGACCTGGGCGTCTTCGCGAGTACGGCGGCTATCGAGGCTGCGGGTATCACAGCCGACAAGGTGGATCACACGTTTATCGGTAACGCCCTCCAGACGTCATCAGACTCGATCTACCTAGCGCGGCATGTGGCGCTTCGGAGTGGCGTTCCCCAGGAGTCCGGTGCTCTCACCGTCAATCGGCTTTGCGGATCGGGATTCGAGGCCATCGTTCAGGGTGCGAAGGAAATCGTCCTCGGTGAGGCCGATGTCTGCCTGACGGGTGGGGCCGAGTCGATGAGCCAAGCACCGCATGTCGTGCGCGGCGCGCGGTGGGGCAAGCAGCTCCGTCTCGGACCCGCCGGTCCGAATTTCGAGGATCTCCTTTGGGAGGCGCTCCTCGATACCAATTGTGATCTCACGATGGCCCAGACTGCTGAGGAGCTCGCCGATCGCTATGCGGTGTCGCGGGAGGAGGCCGATCAAGTCGCCTACAATTCACACCAGCGCGCCAGGGCCGCGTGGGACGCCGGCCACTTCGACGCCGAGGTCGCCGGGGTTGTGATCAAGAGCCGGAAGGGTGAAACAACGTTCGCTGCAGACGAACACATCCGGTCGGACACGACGATGGAGGCGCTCGGTGGGTTGCGCCCCTACTTCCGTAAGGATGGTCTCGTTACCGCTGGAAACGCGAGCGGCATCGGTGATGGCGCGGCGAGTGCCGTACTGGCCGGATCCGACTGGGCGCAGGCCAACGGTGTCCCACCGATTGGTCGGATCGTTTCGTGGGGCTTTGTCGGCGTAGAGCCGCAGGTCATGGGCATTGGTCCGGCACCGGCTGCTCGCCTTGCGCTCGAGAAGGCTGGCCTGACGCTCGACGACATGGATCTGGTCGAGGTGAACGAAGCGTTCTCGCCGCAGTACAAGTCGGTCGAAAAGGAACTCGGTCTGGACCCTGACAAGACGAACGTGAATGGGGGTGCGATTGCTCTGACGCATCCTCTCGCGGCGTCTGGTGCGCGGATCACGATTCACCTTGTTCACGAGCTTCGTCGGCGCGGCCTGAAGTATGGCCTTGGGTCTGCTTGCATCGGTGGTGGGCAGGGAGGCGCTGTCATTGTTGAGGCGTACTGA
- a CDS encoding isocitrate/isopropylmalate dehydrogenase family protein, whose protein sequence is MPRIALIPGDGIGIEVVREARRILEFVASAEALPVEITDWDLGADRFLRDGITITDEEFRSLDEDHDAVLLGALGDPRVPSNQHAKDILLGMRFRLDLYVNYRPCVLFSPELSPLRDTSSLRLDIFRENTEGEYTGMGGNFKMDSPDEIALEENIATRKGVERIVRAAFEFASTRDRDKVTLVDKSNVMRYVGGLWRRVFAEVASEYPDIETDAMYVDAMAMDLVRRPERYQVIVASNLFGDIISDLAAEITGGLGMAPSANIHPGQNALFEPVHGSAPDIAGMGQANPIAAIRCIGLMFDHFGYRTAAERIEDAVVAAFSTGNTTPDLDGKLSTEQAGTWILQHLEAAYAAHG, encoded by the coding sequence ATGCCCCGCATCGCGCTTATCCCCGGAGATGGCATTGGGATCGAGGTCGTCCGGGAAGCCCGGCGAATCCTCGAGTTCGTTGCCAGTGCCGAGGCACTACCTGTCGAGATTACGGACTGGGATCTTGGTGCTGACCGTTTCCTCCGTGATGGCATCACCATCACTGATGAGGAATTCCGTTCGCTCGACGAAGATCACGATGCTGTGCTGCTCGGAGCGCTCGGTGACCCGCGTGTGCCGAGCAATCAGCACGCCAAGGACATTCTCCTCGGAATGCGCTTCAGGCTAGATCTTTATGTGAACTATCGACCGTGCGTGCTTTTTTCTCCGGAGCTTTCGCCGCTTCGCGACACGTCGTCGCTGAGGCTCGACATCTTCCGTGAGAATACCGAAGGTGAGTACACGGGAATGGGCGGGAACTTCAAGATGGACAGTCCTGACGAGATCGCCCTCGAGGAGAACATTGCCACTCGAAAGGGGGTCGAGCGGATTGTCCGGGCGGCCTTCGAGTTTGCCTCGACGAGGGACAGGGACAAGGTCACGCTCGTCGACAAGTCGAACGTCATGCGGTATGTGGGTGGACTCTGGCGTCGAGTCTTCGCTGAGGTCGCCTCCGAGTACCCGGACATAGAGACGGACGCCATGTACGTCGATGCGATGGCCATGGATCTCGTACGACGTCCGGAGCGTTACCAGGTAATCGTCGCGTCCAATCTTTTCGGAGACATCATCAGTGATCTCGCTGCAGAGATCACTGGGGGATTGGGGATGGCGCCGTCGGCGAATATTCATCCCGGCCAGAACGCGCTGTTCGAGCCAGTCCATGGTTCGGCACCCGATATCGCAGGCATGGGACAAGCTAATCCGATCGCAGCCATCAGGTGTATCGGCCTCATGTTCGATCACTTCGGGTACCGCACCGCAGCGGAAAGGATCGAGGATGCTGTCGTCGCAGCGTTCTCGACGGGGAATACCACGCCCGATCTTGATGGCAAACTGTCGACCGAGCAGGCCGGCACCTGGATATTGCAGCATCTTGAGGCGGCCTACGCCGCTCATGGCTGA
- a CDS encoding zinc ribbon domain-containing protein yields the protein MSEAVLERFYRALIEEIQTQRPEYLTSAFTVAEIYQNLLPYGSHRDRIGVAMNGDYEDALIRLLAGRGGYLILDSEPALKLLKAELKTSNPNTGLYREFAAVEVRLNQAYLDLSAAAMGQLPDLATQLDAEDPVTMNDLAPAGGVTTGSDLGVEAPRVDIFADPTEVVLENVPSPVAATPDPPATEVVASVPDSSAHRQPLASEFVEEAAATPTMSEEISVPPTATTDGDACKWCHSDLPNPDTLNYCPFCGTDLRLVPCGSCGAELGPGWRFCASCGSEASD from the coding sequence CAGACTCAGCGACCTGAGTATCTGACCTCCGCGTTCACCGTAGCGGAGATCTATCAGAATCTGTTGCCGTACGGCTCTCATCGAGACCGGATCGGCGTCGCGATGAACGGCGACTATGAAGACGCGCTCATCCGTCTATTGGCGGGAAGGGGCGGGTACCTGATCCTTGACTCGGAGCCTGCGCTCAAGCTTCTGAAGGCTGAGCTCAAGACCAGTAATCCAAACACCGGCCTGTATCGGGAATTCGCAGCCGTGGAGGTTCGGCTCAATCAGGCGTACCTGGACCTTTCGGCAGCGGCAATGGGCCAACTCCCTGACCTCGCGACACAACTGGACGCAGAAGATCCAGTCACGATGAACGACCTGGCGCCTGCCGGTGGGGTTACTACCGGATCCGATCTCGGCGTCGAGGCCCCCCGGGTCGACATCTTCGCGGACCCGACCGAGGTCGTGCTTGAGAATGTCCCGTCACCGGTCGCTGCCACTCCAGACCCACCTGCGACGGAAGTCGTGGCAAGTGTACCGGATTCCTCGGCACATCGTCAGCCGCTTGCCTCGGAGTTCGTCGAGGAAGCTGCAGCTACCCCGACGATGAGCGAGGAGATCTCGGTCCCTCCCACGGCCACGACCGACGGTGATGCCTGCAAATGGTGCCACTCCGACCTTCCCAACCCGGACACCCTCAACTATTGCCCGTTCTGCGGAACGGATCTTCGGTTGGTTCCATGTGGGTCCTGTGGAGCAGAACTCGGGCCCGGATGGCGCTTCTGCGCGTCCTGCGGTTCTGAGGCGAGCGATTGA